From the genome of Methanoregula boonei 6A8:
GCAGAGAGCGAGGAGTTTGCGGTTTTTATCAGGAGCCTTGCCGACCGGATTCACACCTACGGGAACGAGGCAGTGGCCCATGCAATGGGAGGCTGGCTCGACCGGTTCTCACAAATAGCAAGCGGGGACGATATGACGCTTGTCTGGGCCTGTGTCCGCCCGCGGGAAGTGCCGCAGGTGGCGGAAACCAACCGGGACGATTTCTTCTCCTCCGGGGAGGAATGGTAGCAGTGCCTCTTTCTTCCGGCCAGCGCCTCCGGGCCCGCCAGCTTCAGACCGACCTGCAGGTAATAAAAAAGATCGGAGAGGGCACTCAGGGCGAGGTGTATCTCGTGGACGGCCCGCAGGGATACCAGACTGTGAAATGGTACCGCCCTGATCAGGCAACCCCGGAGCAGAAGGATGCCATTGCCTACCTGGTCCGGACCGGCCCACCGTACGGGGCAGCGGGCAGGAGATTTATCTGGCCGCTCGACTTGGTTACCGCTGATGAAACCAGACAGTTCGGGTACCTTATGGCCCGGATAGACACGGAGCGCTTTGCCGAGCTTGGCGAGATCTGGGCGCATCTCAAGCCGGTCCCGGGGATTGCGGCGCTCTGCGAGATCTCCTACCAGCTGGCAAACAGTTACCGGGCGCTCCACCTTTCAGGCCACTGCTACCGGGACATCTCGGCCGGGAACCTGATGTTTGATCCAAAAACCGGTGATGTACTTATCTGTGATAACGATAACGTGGGCATCAACCGTCAGTCACAAAGCCAGGTCTGGGGGACACTGGAGTATATGGCTCCCGAACTTATCCGTGGGGAGTGCGATCCTTCAACTGAAACCGATCTCCATGCTCTTGCGGTCCTGCTCTTCTATCTGTGGGTCTGGCACCACCCATTCCATGGCGAAATGGAGTACCGGTATCACTGCTGGGATATCCCGGCAAAAAAGCAGGTGTACGGCATTAACCCGGTATTTGTCTTTGACCCGGAGAATACGACAAACCGCCTTCCCTATGATCCGGATTATGCGATTGCCCGCCGCCGCTGGGAACTCTGTCCCCCGGGACTCAAAGCACTCTTTACCCGGGCTTTTACCGAGGGTCTTTCCACTCCGGGCCGTCGGGTTACCGAAGGAGAATGGCAGGGGCTCTTTTCCTCCCTCAAGGACCGGGTGATGCCCTGCCCCCGCTGCCGGGCTGAGAACATTGCCGGGGAAAACGGGGCGGACTTTTCCTGCTGGAACTGCAAAAGCCCGATTCCTCCGCTGCCGTTTCTCCTGATCCGCCGCCCTGGAGGGAATGCCTCTATTGCACTAGCCCTGGGCACTACCCTGCACGCTTATCATACCGACCCGGGAAACAGCAACGGCGGAGGTACTACGGAGATTGGCCGGGTGGTCTCCCATCCGGCAATTCCGGGCGCTGCCGGGATCCGGAACCTCTCCGAAAGTACCTGGAGGGTAACGTTTCCTGATGGGACAATCGCTGCTGTCCCCCCGGGTAAGGCCGTGCCCCTTCACCCGAAAACCTCCATTATCATTGACGGCATATCCTGTACCATCATGCCGCCGGGCCGGGAGACTTCATGAACGATACCGCACGAACCATGCTTGTCCGCCTGGTCAGCCTGTACGGGGTATCGATCGCTCATGATGCCAACAGGTGCGAAGGTCTGCTGCGCGATACCTGCCCGGAGTGCAACCGGGAGATCTTTGTCCTTGTCCACACGGTACGCCAGCATATCCCTGACGATCTCCTCACCCCCCGCCACACCCTTCCTCTTGCCCTGACCGAGGCGTTTCTTGTAAAGAGGCTGGAGGATGAACTGGGGTTTTCCGTTGATGTGGCACGTTGGGCGGTCACCAGCTGGGCCGAGGCCCTTGGCCGGGCAGACCCGGCTCCTGCGCCGGTGCAGGAATTAGTCAGGGTGGCACCGGAGCCCGTTTCTGGGAGTACTGACCCGGCACTGCGTGCCCAGTGGACCGAAAAACTCAGGAATGCAACCCGGCCGGTCCGGCTTGGGATCATCGCAAATCTCGCGGCAGCACCGGATGCTACTAATTCCCGGCTTCTCATTGCAACTCTGGAAAACGATGACTGGGCTGTAAGGGAGGCAGCATTCGACACTCTCTGCGATCCCGGAACCAGTGCATCCGGGCTGCTTATCGACGCCCTCCACGAGGCGCCCGAAGGGCTGACTTGGCGGATCGTTCTGGTTCTTGGGGCCCTGAAAGCCCGGGATGCCGTAGGATCCTTACTCCCCCTTCTCGACTGCTCACCACGGGTCAGGGATGCCGCCATCTGGGCGCTGGGGGAAATCGGGGATACAAGAGCAGCAACCGCGCTGATGGACCTGATACGCCATGCCGACAGCGCCACCGGACATGCCGCAGAGGATGCACTCAGGAAGATCGGCAGATAACTCTTATTTTATCCCGGAGAGATCTCCTTAAACGAAAGTCCCGGGACGTGGATCGCAACTCACAAATAATTCCGCCGATCATTTTCTGGTATGAAAGCGAGCACGGTTGTTGTACTGATTATTCTTGTCTCTTTAGCTGCGATCCTTGCCGGCTGCACCAGCTCCCAGAATGCCGCGTCTTCACCTTCTTCGGGTAGCTCCGCTGCCGGTACTTCCTCCGCGGTCTCGTCACTGACAACGAGCCCCACAGATGCCATGCCCCAGAACATGGGGGTCACGGTCACCGTTGGCGAGAAGGATTACCTGGGCAATATCCCGGTCACCTTTAACGGGGGCGCCGGCCAGATTAATGTGAATTCCATCCAGGTCGTCCTCACCAAGGCGGACGGAACAACCCAGACAGCAACTCTCGGATCTGATGCCGGCGATACAGTGAACCTTGCCGGGACACGCGGGACCGGATCCCTTGCCGGGGAATTCGATCGCGTGCAGGTCTATGTCACCATGAACAACGGCCAAACCTACAAGGTAGCTGATGTCCTGCGGCAGTACCGCTCGCGGAGCGGAAGCGGGGAGTAACCGCCCCCCTTCTGATCCAGGGTCCACAATAACGGAAATGACGGAATGCAGGTAAACTGGAGGGAGATCCCAGCCGCACGGAATTCCTATGCCGTCCTTTCTGCGGCATGCGCGGCAGGAGGCTGGAATCTCCAGCCCGTGGAAAAGCCGGAGGCTGACGTTACCTGTTATTCGCTTACGTCGATAAGCGTGCGGAGATACCGCGACGAGATCGCCGGGGCCGGCTGCATCACGATCGCCGGGGGGCCGCATGCGACAGCCTGCTGGCATGAAGTCGCAGAGTATACCGATTATGTGGTCGTGGGGGAAGGGGAATATACCCTTCCGGCACTCCTTGCCGATCTTGAGGCCGGGGGAAGCTGCAGAATTCCCGGAGTAGCAACCCGGGAGGGATACGAGCCGGTAAAAAGCAGCGTCCGACTCGACGCCTACCCGGCTTTTTCCGAGGTAAAAGGCTACGTGGAGATCTCACGCGGCTGCCCCTTTGCCTGCGGGTACTGCCAGACTCCACAGATCTTCGGACACTGCATGCGGCACCGCTCGATAGACGAGATCGCGAAATATGCCAACCGGTACGGGCAGGCACGGTTTGTTTCCCCCAATGCCTTTGCCTATGGATCGGACGGGATCCACCCGCGTTTTGACAAAATCGAACGCCTCTTACAAAAGATCAAAAAAGAGATCTTTTTTGGGACATTCCCGAGCGAGGTCAGGCCGGAATTTGTCTGCGAAAAGTCACTTGCCCTTATCTCCGAATACTGTACCAATACAAAACTTCACTTTGGCGCCCAGTCGGGGAGTGATGCGGTGCTCAAACGACTCCGCCGGGGACATACCGTGGATGACGCGATTGCGGCAGCAGAACTCTGCGCCGTTGCCGGGATCACCCCGGTGATTGATTTTATTGTCGGATTTCCCTTTGAGACTGACGAAGACCAGGAGGCTACTATTACCGTGATAAAAGATCTCTCGCGGATTGGGAAGATCCATGTCCACCGGTTCATACCGCTCCCCGGAACAGACCTCACCGGAACATGTGCGCGTCCGCTCCTTCCTGCCACAGAAAAAATCTGCGGGGATCTCGCCTTCGGCGGTAAACTGACCGGCTCATGGAACGACCCTGAGATAAGGTTTTTTAAAAGCCGTTCTCAATGATATACCATGAAAGATGTGCTTTTGATAGCAGATCTCCATGGTCAATTCGGTAAAATTGATTCATTTCTGGAATTGAATCCGGAAGCTGTATTTATCGCCGGCGATATCACCAATATGGGTCCGGTGGACATGGTTGATGATGTACTTTCCCGTATCGATGTACCCTGTTTTGCGGTACCGGGCAACTGTGATCCCAAAGAGATCCTCGATACGCTCGAACACTCGGACGCTGTATGCCTGCATGGTGCACAGATAAACCTTGGCCCCATGACGATCGTGGGGGTGGGCGGTTCCAATCCCACGCCGTTTAACACGCCGTTCGAGCTTACCGACAAGCAGATCGATGACTTGCTCGTCCATGGCATGGCAAAGATGGAAAAGACCGTGCACAACGTGCTCATCTCCCACCCACCGCCGTTCGAGACCCTGGATGTGGTCAATGGCGAGCATGTGGGCAGCCAGAGCGTGCGCCGCCATATGAAAAACTTCGACCTTGTCTGCTGCGCCCACATCCACGAGCAGCGGGGCGTAAAAGAGGTCGATGGCGTGAAGATTGTCAACCCCGGTCCTGCAATGGACGGCTACTGTGCCATGCTCCATTTCGGGAACGAGGCAAAAGACATCAAGATCGAACTGCTCACCGTGTAGATAGGAGCAGTTCGAGATACGAGGCGAGGATCGGCTCGCCCCCAATTCCCAACTCTTTTGCAAGTTTCATAATTTCTGCAGTGGCAGCTTCACCATTGTTCTCGGCCATGATCTCGATCTCGGCAAAGGTACCCAGGCCCTCGACGGTATCGAGCGCAAAGGAAGCGTTCCCCAGTCGGTAGTTCTCCCGCCACTTGTTCACTTCTGCGGTTTTGGTAAACCCGAGCCGGTTCAGGATCGTCTCGAAGACCTCGCCGGATTCCACGCAGGTGTTAAGCTCTTCCCGTGCTTTGAGATTCAGTTCGGGGATCTTCTTTCCTTTGTAAGTCACAAGAGCCGGGCCATCGGTGTACCGGACCCGCAGGGCCTCATCCGTGGTGCCGAAATCGCGGTGCGGGGCATTGTAATAGATATCGTGCTCGTGCTGCTTTCCGGTGAACTCAGCATGCCGGGCAAGGAGGTTCTTACGGAGGGGATCGAGCGCATCTACGCGTACCTTGAGTTCTATTTCGAGCATGATCGTGCCACACTTTTATCTGTCATTGTTGCGATTTAATATAGTCAGGTGAAGATTATGACAATAAAAGAAGGAGATTTTGTAAAACTCAGTTATACGGGCAGCGCAAACGGTATTGTTTTCGATACCACCGATGAGGCTGTAGCAAAGAAGGCAGATATCCACAGCCCGTCCGCGATCTATGGCCCGGTCACAATCTGCATTGGCCAAAAGCACGTGATCACCGGCCTTGACGAGGAACTGGTAGGAAAGAAGGTAGGTACCGAGGCTGATGTCACCGTCCCACCGGAAAAGGCCTTTGGGGAGCGCGACCCGAAAAAGGTCCAGTCATTCCCCAAGAGCAAGTTCCAGGAAAAGCCCGTCCGCGGGATGCGCATCTCTGTTGAGGAGCACGGCGAAGGTGTAGTTGTTGATGTGATCGGCTCCCGGGTTCTCGTTGACTTCAACGCCCCCCTTGCCGGCCAGACCCTCACGTATCACTACAAGATTGAGGAAGAAGTCACCGATCCGCTGGAGCAGCTCAAGGGGATTATCCGGCTCTATGCGGGGAAGGACATGGAGGCTTCGCTTGATGAGGGCAAGGCCACCATCACCCTCCCCCCTGGCATCAACTACGATCGGCGCTGGCTTCTCTGGCGCGGCCGGATCATTCACGAAGGCTTCGAGAGTGTTAAGGGGATTAACGAGATCACGCTCGTTGAGACCTACAAGAAGCCGGAAAAGAGGGAAGAATAAACCGGTTAATTCGAATCTTTTTTTTGTTTTTTCAAATCAAAAACTTCACAGAACACATTTCACCGTTTATCCGGAAATATCTGCTTATTCTGCTCGGGATAAATCACCCCGGGAGAGGTATCTTTCTCAAGCCGGAAAAGAAGATGGGCTCCCACCAGAATTAAATATTGTATCCGGCTAAAATTTAATCTGTTAACAGGTGTTTTCAATAGCATCGGTAAAATATTCTAAAAAGGAAAAACAAAGGAAAAAATCAGGGCTTTTACCACCTTCCCAGAATCCCTGGAAGATCCTCTACATTGGGCTGTGCCTCGTTCTTATCGCTCTGACAGCATTCCAGTTTTTTGTGATATTCCGGGAACCCACATATGGTGAAGATTACCGCGTTTTTGAAGGTGCTGTTTTGGCATTTGACCATATGCAGAATCCCTATGTTCTCGATAACATTAACCAGTATGTTGGGCACTATACGGGAGAGGTTCTTCCCTTCACCTACCCCCCTCATACGCTGTATTTCTTCGTGATTCTCGATCAATTCCTCGTATTCCAGAATATCGGAATATATTATGTATTGCTGATCCT
Proteins encoded in this window:
- a CDS encoding FKBP-type peptidyl-prolyl cis-trans isomerase; this encodes MTIKEGDFVKLSYTGSANGIVFDTTDEAVAKKADIHSPSAIYGPVTICIGQKHVITGLDEELVGKKVGTEADVTVPPEKAFGERDPKKVQSFPKSKFQEKPVRGMRISVEEHGEGVVVDVIGSRVLVDFNAPLAGQTLTYHYKIEEEVTDPLEQLKGIIRLYAGKDMEASLDEGKATITLPPGINYDRRWLLWRGRIIHEGFESVKGINEITLVETYKKPEKREE
- a CDS encoding metallophosphoesterase family protein, producing the protein MKDVLLIADLHGQFGKIDSFLELNPEAVFIAGDITNMGPVDMVDDVLSRIDVPCFAVPGNCDPKEILDTLEHSDAVCLHGAQINLGPMTIVGVGGSNPTPFNTPFELTDKQIDDLLVHGMAKMEKTVHNVLISHPPPFETLDVVNGEHVGSQSVRRHMKNFDLVCCAHIHEQRGVKEVDGVKIVNPGPAMDGYCAMLHFGNEAKDIKIELLTV
- the cyaB gene encoding class IV adenylate cyclase; this encodes MLEIELKVRVDALDPLRKNLLARHAEFTGKQHEHDIYYNAPHRDFGTTDEALRVRYTDGPALVTYKGKKIPELNLKAREELNTCVESGEVFETILNRLGFTKTAEVNKWRENYRLGNASFALDTVEGLGTFAEIEIMAENNGEAATAEIMKLAKELGIGGEPILASYLELLLSTR
- a CDS encoding protein kinase domain-containing protein, translated to MVAVPLSSGQRLRARQLQTDLQVIKKIGEGTQGEVYLVDGPQGYQTVKWYRPDQATPEQKDAIAYLVRTGPPYGAAGRRFIWPLDLVTADETRQFGYLMARIDTERFAELGEIWAHLKPVPGIAALCEISYQLANSYRALHLSGHCYRDISAGNLMFDPKTGDVLICDNDNVGINRQSQSQVWGTLEYMAPELIRGECDPSTETDLHALAVLLFYLWVWHHPFHGEMEYRYHCWDIPAKKQVYGINPVFVFDPENTTNRLPYDPDYAIARRRWELCPPGLKALFTRAFTEGLSTPGRRVTEGEWQGLFSSLKDRVMPCPRCRAENIAGENGADFSCWNCKSPIPPLPFLLIRRPGGNASIALALGTTLHAYHTDPGNSNGGGTTEIGRVVSHPAIPGAAGIRNLSESTWRVTFPDGTIAAVPPGKAVPLHPKTSIIIDGISCTIMPPGRETS
- a CDS encoding HEAT repeat domain-containing protein; translated protein: MNDTARTMLVRLVSLYGVSIAHDANRCEGLLRDTCPECNREIFVLVHTVRQHIPDDLLTPRHTLPLALTEAFLVKRLEDELGFSVDVARWAVTSWAEALGRADPAPAPVQELVRVAPEPVSGSTDPALRAQWTEKLRNATRPVRLGIIANLAAAPDATNSRLLIATLENDDWAVREAAFDTLCDPGTSASGLLIDALHEAPEGLTWRIVLVLGALKARDAVGSLLPLLDCSPRVRDAAIWALGEIGDTRAATALMDLIRHADSATGHAAEDALRKIGR
- a CDS encoding TIGR04013 family B12-binding domain/radical SAM domain-containing protein; protein product: MQVNWREIPAARNSYAVLSAACAAGGWNLQPVEKPEADVTCYSLTSISVRRYRDEIAGAGCITIAGGPHATACWHEVAEYTDYVVVGEGEYTLPALLADLEAGGSCRIPGVATREGYEPVKSSVRLDAYPAFSEVKGYVEISRGCPFACGYCQTPQIFGHCMRHRSIDEIAKYANRYGQARFVSPNAFAYGSDGIHPRFDKIERLLQKIKKEIFFGTFPSEVRPEFVCEKSLALISEYCTNTKLHFGAQSGSDAVLKRLRRGHTVDDAIAAAELCAVAGITPVIDFIVGFPFETDEDQEATITVIKDLSRIGKIHVHRFIPLPGTDLTGTCARPLLPATEKICGDLAFGGKLTGSWNDPEIRFFKSRSQ